Proteins from a single region of Paenibacillus sp. BIHB 4019:
- a CDS encoding AraC family transcriptional regulator, with translation MRTYYQLPEPAAGHYVCYPDSVGRYNDFPQHNERRAAGAITAYNLHIVCSGSGYVMKEGQRVSLKAGEGFLYPRGAYQHYGTDPEQPWDVRWVHFMVPMELMLLRAADVSSVWLFAVSQASLARFIELTEEMYELCGSFETRHEPRMSALLYELLAELAHNSERLEHDALPLMTKNAIREAADLIRGTSGQAWTLPEMAALCGYSPYYFLRLFRQVMGRTPQQYLTACRIAAAKSLLVATKLPVSEIASRTGFSQSSYFIRVFRKAENVSPKAYREMYS, from the coding sequence ATGCGTACCTACTATCAATTGCCCGAGCCGGCTGCGGGGCATTATGTCTGTTATCCGGATTCAGTCGGCCGATATAATGATTTTCCCCAGCATAACGAGCGGCGGGCCGCAGGGGCTATAACTGCCTATAATTTGCATATTGTCTGCTCTGGAAGCGGCTATGTCATGAAGGAGGGGCAACGCGTCAGCCTAAAGGCGGGAGAGGGCTTCTTATATCCTCGGGGAGCTTACCAGCATTATGGAACCGATCCCGAGCAGCCCTGGGATGTGCGCTGGGTCCATTTTATGGTGCCGATGGAGCTTATGCTGCTGCGGGCAGCGGATGTTTCCAGCGTGTGGCTGTTTGCCGTCTCACAAGCTTCGCTTGCACGATTTATCGAGCTGACAGAGGAGATGTACGAGTTGTGCGGCAGCTTCGAGACACGGCATGAGCCGCGCATGTCAGCGCTTCTATATGAGCTGCTGGCGGAGCTTGCCCATAATTCGGAGCGCTTGGAGCACGATGCGCTGCCGCTTATGACCAAAAATGCGATTCGCGAAGCGGCAGACCTTATACGCGGCACGAGCGGACAAGCGTGGACGCTGCCGGAGATGGCAGCGCTGTGCGGCTACAGCCCGTATTATTTTTTGCGGCTGTTTCGGCAAGTCATGGGGCGTACCCCGCAGCAATATTTGACCGCCTGCCGTATTGCAGCCGCCAAAAGCCTGCTTGTCGCAACCAAACTGCCTGTCAGCGAAATTGCCAGCCGGACGGGATTTTCCCAATCCAGCTACTTTATACGTGTTTTTCGCAAAGCGGAAAACGTCTCCCCGAAAGCTTACCGCGAAATGTACAGCTAG
- a CDS encoding endospore germination permease, whose protein sequence is MQQGQPSISARQLSILVIYFIMGDMQLFLPSLTTEFAEEAAWMSGLIGLPIGLGMAWFIYSLSKRFPNMTLIEINNQAFGKLAGSLVSLLFLAMMFNTSITQIREIGDFVTTQILIETPNIMICLLMIFPLAIAIHGGIRAVGRVGETIFPLFVLLFVLLLLMLLPSLTPTELFPIWGAGAAGIMKGSLFFVGFPFCELFAFLMIFPNVAHTKHRARDYMLGVLLGGLAIWIMILLCLLVLGTYITQHTFYSPYIMSKKINIGNFVQRMEAIFAISFIITAYFRSLIYGYAFVLGVSQLFKLRDFRILTIPFAFMALGYSYLLTPGIVFLNTLAVPWVLWILTYSPGLLLLGWGFAKLRGKLPMKETTE, encoded by the coding sequence ATGCAGCAAGGGCAGCCATCGATAAGCGCAAGGCAGCTATCTATTCTCGTTATTTATTTTATCATGGGCGATATGCAGTTGTTTTTACCCTCCCTTACGACTGAATTCGCAGAAGAAGCCGCCTGGATGTCCGGGTTAATTGGCCTGCCCATCGGGCTTGGCATGGCTTGGTTTATATACAGCCTCAGCAAACGGTTTCCGAATATGACACTCATCGAAATCAATAATCAGGCTTTTGGCAAACTTGCCGGAAGCCTTGTTTCGCTGCTGTTTCTGGCGATGATGTTCAACACCTCGATTACCCAAATCAGGGAAATTGGTGATTTTGTCACTACACAAATATTGATTGAGACGCCAAATATCATGATCTGCCTCTTAATGATTTTTCCATTAGCGATCGCGATACATGGGGGGATTAGGGCGGTTGGACGAGTGGGCGAAACGATATTTCCGCTATTTGTATTGTTGTTTGTACTGCTCCTGCTGATGCTCCTGCCGAGCTTGACGCCCACAGAGCTTTTTCCAATCTGGGGTGCAGGCGCTGCGGGGATTATGAAGGGCTCATTATTTTTTGTGGGGTTTCCTTTTTGCGAGCTGTTCGCGTTTTTGATGATCTTTCCGAATGTTGCTCACACCAAACACCGTGCCCGTGACTATATGCTTGGGGTTTTATTAGGAGGACTGGCGATTTGGATCATGATTTTGCTGTGCTTGCTAGTACTCGGTACTTACATTACCCAACATACCTTCTATTCCCCGTACATTATGTCGAAAAAAATCAACATCGGCAACTTCGTTCAGCGGATGGAGGCGATTTTTGCGATCAGCTTCATTATTACCGCCTATTTTCGCAGCCTGATCTACGGCTATGCCTTCGTTCTTGGCGTATCGCAGTTGTTCAAGCTTCGAGATTTTCGAATATTAACGATCCCTTTCGCTTTTATGGCGCTGGGCTATTCCTATCTCTTGACGCCGGGAATTGTGTTTCTAAACACGCTGGCCGTACCCTGGGTGCTCTGGATTTTGACGTATTCGCCAGGGCTGCTGCTGCTCGGCTGGGGATTTGCAAAACTGCGGGGCAAGCTGCCTATGAAGGAGACGACCGAATAA
- a CDS encoding endospore germination permease has product MQQPQQTITVRQLAILVIFFIIGDMQLFLPPLTAEYAKQSAWLSGLIGLVFGVGAAWFIFSMSKRFPGKSLIDINNQAFGKIAGGILSLVFLAMMFNTSITQIREISDFVTTQMMEETPQLVICLLMVVPITLALRGGIPTIGRLGEVIFPLYSALFILLVILLLPKIDLTQLLPIEVTGFPGIVKGSLFFIAFPYCELFAFLMIFQNVEESEHKARDYLLAALVAGMAIWVIIVMCICVLGVFTTEITVYSPYVMAKKINIGDFVQRLEAVLAIDYIISTYFRSLIYGYAFIRGLQQLFKLRDHRFMLWPFGFLIVGYAYFLAPGIVAFVQFDVAWLFWVFTYSPGLLLLSYIAAGLRQGWGKKGRAGMKQEK; this is encoded by the coding sequence GTGCAGCAGCCACAACAAACGATTACCGTGAGGCAGCTAGCCATTCTCGTTATATTTTTCATAATAGGCGATATGCAGCTATTCCTTCCTCCATTGACGGCTGAATACGCCAAACAATCCGCTTGGTTATCAGGGTTGATTGGCCTGGTATTTGGTGTTGGAGCCGCTTGGTTTATTTTCAGTATGAGCAAGCGTTTTCCCGGGAAAAGCTTAATCGATATCAATAACCAGGCTTTCGGAAAAATAGCTGGGGGCATTCTATCCCTTGTATTTCTGGCCATGATGTTCAATACGTCAATTACCCAAATTCGGGAAATTTCCGATTTCGTAACGACGCAAATGATGGAGGAGACGCCCCAGCTGGTCATTTGCCTGCTGATGGTTGTGCCGATTACGCTTGCGCTGCGCGGTGGTATCCCTACGATTGGGCGGCTGGGAGAGGTCATCTTCCCGCTTTATTCCGCTTTGTTTATTTTACTCGTCATTTTGCTACTCCCCAAAATAGATTTGACCCAGCTGCTGCCGATCGAGGTAACGGGATTCCCGGGCATCGTGAAGGGGTCGCTTTTTTTTATCGCGTTTCCCTATTGCGAGCTTTTCGCCTTTCTTATGATTTTCCAAAACGTAGAGGAAAGTGAGCATAAGGCGCGGGATTATTTACTCGCTGCTCTCGTAGCAGGCATGGCTATTTGGGTCATTATTGTCATGTGTATATGTGTTCTGGGCGTATTTACAACGGAAATTACCGTATATTCACCCTATGTGATGGCGAAAAAAATCAATATCGGCGACTTTGTGCAACGCCTGGAGGCGGTACTGGCAATTGACTATATCATATCCACTTACTTTCGAAGCCTCATCTATGGTTATGCTTTTATAAGAGGTTTGCAGCAGCTGTTTAAGCTTCGGGACCATCGGTTTATGCTGTGGCCATTCGGATTTCTTATCGTCGGTTATGCTTATTTTCTAGCTCCGGGCATCGTTGCTTTTGTGCAATTCGATGTGGCGTGGCTGTTCTGGGTGTTTACATACTCGCCGGGGCTGCTGCTGCTAAGTTATATTGCTGCTGGGCTCAGACAGGGCTGGGGCAAGAAGGGGAGGGCTGGCATGAAGCAAGAGAAATAA
- a CDS encoding spore germination protein, whose product MSVSVDKRLDRKLMSNLSFIRASLGNSQDLVIKEMNNDNGMQAALVYMDGLTDSTVIHHVILDYFMSEEQTANRKNGNRLLYLKNAVLAVGEAVTISEWDPLFYQLLSGWAVLLLEDCPEAICVAAEGWKDRNVSEPTSQVVVRGPMEAFTENIVTNRALIRRKIKDPQLWTEGMEIGQITKTSVSIMYLRNIADEKIVEEVRKRLGEINIDGILESGYIEELIQDTAMTPFATIYNTERPDTIAGGLLEGRVAILVDGTPFVLLVPALFIQFFQSAEDYYQRADISTLLRMLRFVAFMITLLAPSLYIAITTFHQEMLPTSLLINLAAQREGVPFPAFIEALAMELTFEILREAGVRMPKTVGQAVSIVGTLVIGQAAVDAGIVSAAMVIIVSITAISSFVIPATSMSISVRMIRFVLMGLAASFGLFGILLGYILLVLHLNSLQSFGIPYMQSFSPFIWSNQKDTLFRLPWTKMRTRPAATAAKNLVRQGPRNKSNI is encoded by the coding sequence ATGAGCGTTTCTGTGGACAAGCGGCTGGATCGTAAATTAATGAGCAATCTCTCGTTCATCAGAGCAAGCCTTGGCAATAGCCAGGATCTCGTGATTAAAGAAATGAATAATGATAATGGGATGCAAGCAGCGCTTGTTTATATGGATGGCTTAACGGATTCCACTGTCATTCATCATGTCATCCTGGATTATTTTATGTCCGAGGAGCAAACGGCGAACCGCAAAAACGGCAATAGGCTATTATATTTGAAAAATGCGGTGCTGGCGGTAGGTGAAGCCGTTACGATCAGCGAATGGGACCCGTTATTTTATCAACTGCTATCTGGCTGGGCTGTTTTATTATTGGAAGATTGTCCAGAAGCAATTTGTGTAGCCGCAGAGGGATGGAAGGATCGCAACGTCAGCGAGCCGACCTCACAGGTTGTCGTTAGGGGCCCAATGGAAGCTTTTACTGAAAATATTGTGACCAATCGAGCACTCATCCGGCGGAAAATCAAGGACCCGCAGCTGTGGACAGAAGGCATGGAAATAGGCCAGATTACGAAAACCTCTGTATCCATAATGTACCTTCGCAATATAGCAGATGAGAAGATCGTCGAGGAAGTGAGAAAGCGGCTTGGTGAAATCAATATCGACGGCATTTTGGAGAGCGGTTATATTGAGGAGCTGATTCAGGATACCGCAATGACTCCCTTTGCTACGATCTACAATACCGAACGGCCCGATACGATTGCTGGCGGGCTGCTGGAAGGCCGAGTTGCGATATTGGTAGATGGCACGCCCTTTGTGCTGCTGGTGCCGGCGCTGTTCATTCAATTTTTCCAATCAGCGGAAGATTATTATCAGCGTGCGGACATCAGCACCTTGCTGAGGATGCTGCGGTTTGTTGCTTTTATGATCACGCTGCTAGCTCCATCGCTTTATATCGCCATTACGACCTTCCATCAAGAAATGCTTCCAACCAGCCTGCTTATAAATTTGGCGGCTCAGCGCGAGGGCGTGCCCTTTCCGGCCTTTATTGAAGCGCTGGCGATGGAGCTCACATTCGAAATATTGCGGGAAGCTGGCGTGCGAATGCCAAAAACCGTTGGACAAGCGGTTTCGATCGTCGGTACGCTCGTCATAGGGCAGGCGGCTGTAGATGCGGGCATCGTCTCGGCGGCAATGGTTATTATCGTATCGATTACAGCGATATCCAGCTTTGTTATACCAGCTACAAGCATGTCGATATCGGTACGGATGATTCGATTCGTCTTAATGGGGCTTGCCGCTTCCTTTGGGCTGTTCGGCATTTTGCTCGGCTATATTTTGCTCGTCCTGCATTTGAATAGTCTGCAATCGTTCGGTATTCCTTATATGCAGTCGTTTTCCCCATTCATATGGAGCAATCAGAAGGATACGCTGTTCCGGCTGCCTTGGACGAAAATGCGAACGCGCCCTGCTGCAACCGCGGCGAAAAATTTGGTGCGGCAAGGGCCAAGGAACAAGTCGAACATTTAG
- a CDS encoding Ger(x)C family spore germination protein produces the protein MSRITWRAGKLLLLLLIGSLAASVVSGCWNRRELDTLGIQLGTAIDKIGNQYRVSVQVVIPSELSAKAGGGGRSPVAMYEATAPTVFEAFRKLTETSSRKIYSAHIRVLIIGETLAKEGIANVLDLLSRNPEARTDFYLMIAHKAPANQILKILTSLEKIPAENLFYALDTSAKTWAPTTTVTIERLIEQLVTDGVSPVLTGVRLEGNVREGESISNIQQADSRTRTRITGLAVFNSDKLIGWLNENYSKGYNYIMDNVKSTVGHQSCPDGGYIVLEVIRSKTKLTPKVIDGKPVIKVKMKQVASIADVECKIDLTKPETIKMLEKNGEKRLQELVQGVVEHVQKTYNADIFGFGNTFHEYKPRQWEKWKNDWNELFPQVKLEYDIELQIPKVGTTNDAFQNYLKK, from the coding sequence ATGAGCAGAATTACTTGGCGAGCAGGCAAACTGCTCTTGCTATTGCTGATAGGGTCGCTTGCGGCTTCCGTGGTAAGCGGCTGCTGGAATCGGCGGGAGCTGGATACGCTAGGCATTCAGCTGGGAACGGCCATTGACAAGATCGGCAATCAATACCGCGTTTCTGTACAGGTTGTTATTCCTAGCGAGCTGTCAGCAAAGGCTGGCGGGGGAGGCCGCTCGCCAGTAGCCATGTATGAGGCGACCGCGCCAACCGTATTTGAAGCATTCCGCAAACTGACGGAAACGAGCTCGCGAAAAATATATTCTGCGCATATTCGGGTGCTGATCATCGGAGAGACGCTGGCTAAGGAAGGCATTGCCAATGTTCTCGATCTGCTGTCACGTAATCCGGAAGCACGAACGGATTTTTATTTAATGATTGCGCATAAAGCGCCGGCCAATCAAATTTTGAAAATTTTGACGTCGCTGGAGAAGATCCCGGCGGAAAACTTATTTTATGCGCTGGATACATCCGCCAAAACATGGGCTCCCACGACAACCGTTACGATCGAACGCTTGATTGAACAGCTTGTTACAGACGGAGTCAGCCCTGTATTGACCGGAGTACGGCTGGAAGGCAACGTCCGGGAAGGGGAAAGTATTTCGAATATCCAGCAGGCTGATTCGCGAACACGTACCCGGATTACCGGGCTTGCTGTTTTTAATTCTGACAAGCTTATCGGTTGGCTCAATGAAAATTACAGCAAAGGCTACAACTATATTATGGATAACGTGAAAAGCACCGTAGGCCATCAGAGCTGTCCAGATGGAGGCTACATTGTATTGGAGGTTATACGCAGTAAAACGAAGCTTACACCAAAGGTCATTGACGGAAAGCCAGTCATTAAGGTGAAGATGAAGCAGGTCGCATCGATTGCCGATGTGGAATGCAAAATCGATTTAACGAAACCGGAAACGATTAAAATGCTGGAAAAAAACGGGGAGAAAAGGCTGCAAGAGCTCGTTCAGGGAGTAGTTGAGCATGTACAGAAAACCTATAATGCCGACATATTTGGCTTCGGCAATACGTTTCATGAATACAAGCCTCGGCAGTGGGAGAAGTGGAAGAACGATTGGAATGAGCTTTTTCCACAGGTCAAGCTGGAATATGATATTGAGCTTCAGATTCCAAAGGTTGGCACGACAAATGATGCCTTTCAAAACTATTTGAAGAAATGA
- a CDS encoding endospore germination permease: protein MPKQESISTRQMAVFVLFFIVGDMFWFIPTLLASILDSDAWIPSLLSMFTGLVVVWFIDKCYRLFPGLTLIEIHRKALGKWLGGLCSLFFLYLLFNTVGVQLRVVGDFVTTQMMPETPARVTVLMITLLLVITLRAGLTVFAKSGEVFIVGVVLMFIMFIIMLLPEATLSNLLPVFHHKAADYGKGILYTTSFPFFQMVTLFMIFPAMKQAESWTRDFMLASLIASFSLFLIVIMSLLVLGDYMTEHQIYAAYAMAKRISIGRFIERVEAVLVISYIVSTYVKMLINAFAFIYGFTQFLGLREHRELIFPFGLLMFGLAYAIGPNMPYINGLATIWPFWDLTNILLLALAAVIMLVFKKGKIY, encoded by the coding sequence ATGCCGAAGCAGGAAAGCATAAGCACAAGACAAATGGCTGTATTCGTGCTGTTTTTCATTGTGGGCGATATGTTTTGGTTTATTCCGACCCTGCTTGCTTCTATTCTGGACTCGGATGCCTGGATCCCCTCTTTGCTAAGCATGTTTACTGGGCTCGTCGTCGTCTGGTTTATAGATAAGTGCTACCGCCTTTTTCCGGGACTTACGTTGATTGAAATCCACCGGAAGGCGCTGGGAAAATGGCTGGGCGGCCTATGCAGCTTATTTTTCCTATACTTGCTTTTTAATACGGTAGGTGTTCAACTGAGAGTTGTCGGAGACTTCGTTACGACCCAGATGATGCCGGAAACACCAGCACGGGTTACCGTCCTAATGATTACACTTTTACTTGTCATTACCTTGAGGGCTGGACTGACGGTTTTCGCAAAATCGGGCGAGGTTTTTATCGTGGGCGTTGTATTGATGTTTATTATGTTCATCATTATGCTGCTTCCTGAAGCAACCCTTTCCAACTTGCTGCCTGTTTTTCATCACAAAGCAGCGGACTATGGCAAAGGCATATTGTATACAACCTCCTTTCCATTCTTCCAAATGGTTACCCTCTTTATGATCTTTCCTGCCATGAAGCAAGCAGAAAGCTGGACCCGAGATTTTATGCTGGCTTCCCTGATAGCCAGCTTCTCCTTATTTCTGATCGTTATTATGTCGCTGCTTGTACTGGGCGATTACATGACAGAGCATCAAATCTATGCCGCGTACGCCATGGCGAAAAGAATTAGCATTGGCCGATTTATTGAACGGGTTGAGGCTGTACTGGTCATCAGCTATATCGTATCGACCTATGTGAAAATGCTAATTAATGCTTTTGCCTTTATCTATGGCTTCACTCAGTTTCTTGGCCTGCGGGAGCATCGTGAATTAATATTTCCATTCGGCTTGCTAATGTTCGGGCTTGCTTATGCAATTGGCCCCAACATGCCGTATATAAATGGGCTTGCAACCATTTGGCCCTTCTGGGATTTGACCAATATTTTGCTTTTGGCGCTGGCAGCCGTCATCATGTTGGTGTTTAAGAAAGGGAAAATCTATTAG
- a CDS encoding phage holin family protein, which translates to MPGFVYLCSICAFLGSIVTFAFGVWMESLTLLIVVMAIDYVTGVSASLKEGRGLNSSFGAWGIARKGLMLLVILIAHRVDLLLDANNMTMGAAIYFYIANELISITENYGRLGLPLPDKIRQMIEILKDKNK; encoded by the coding sequence ATGCCTGGGTTTGTATATTTGTGCTCCATTTGTGCGTTTTTGGGGTCTATTGTGACATTCGCTTTTGGTGTATGGATGGAATCGCTTACACTACTGATCGTCGTTATGGCTATTGATTATGTGACTGGAGTGTCAGCATCTTTAAAGGAGGGTCGAGGCCTTAACAGTTCATTTGGAGCATGGGGAATTGCTCGCAAAGGGCTTATGCTGCTCGTCATACTCATCGCACACCGTGTAGATCTATTGTTGGATGCTAATAATATGACGATGGGAGCGGCTATTTATTTTTATATTGCCAATGAACTGATCTCTATTACTGAAAATTACGGAAGATTGGGTTTGCCGCTTCCGGATAAAATACGTCAAATGATTGAAATTTTAAAGGATAAAAATAAGTAA
- a CDS encoding cytochrome C oxidase subunit II: MHKWIMFVLMTAASLLGVYLLTAGLPPKPVDESATLPEGTVLVNVQANADFTFDQPEYKVKVGDKVILRLKNKSGIHGLQIDELNVDLEGEKLEANIEFDKPGEYVMHCSVPCGTGHMEMKTKLIVEAA; the protein is encoded by the coding sequence ATGCATAAGTGGATTATGTTTGTATTAATGACAGCGGCATCACTGCTAGGTGTTTATTTGCTAACAGCAGGCTTGCCGCCAAAGCCAGTGGATGAATCTGCTACATTGCCAGAGGGAACGGTGCTAGTTAACGTACAAGCCAACGCCGATTTCACTTTCGATCAACCGGAATATAAAGTGAAGGTTGGAGACAAGGTCATTCTTCGTCTGAAAAACAAAAGCGGTATTCACGGTTTGCAAATTGATGAGCTGAATGTTGATCTTGAAGGCGAGAAGCTGGAAGCAAATATTGAGTTCGACAAGCCGGGCGAATATGTGATGCATTGCTCCGTTCCATGCGGTACGGGTCATATGGAGATGAAGACGAAGCTAATTGTAGAAGCGGCTTAA
- a CDS encoding Dabb family protein, with translation MITHIVLFKLKDNSAESVETTAQVLRNMEGKIDELKSITVGLDVLHSERSYDIGLITTFESLDALAAYQVHPVHQKVIEHMTQVREASVSIDFES, from the coding sequence ATGATTACGCATATTGTTTTGTTTAAACTAAAGGATAACAGCGCCGAGAGCGTGGAAACGACCGCACAGGTGCTTCGCAATATGGAAGGTAAAATTGATGAATTAAAATCGATTACGGTTGGACTGGACGTCCTGCATTCCGAACGTTCTTATGATATTGGCCTGATTACAACTTTCGAATCGCTTGATGCATTGGCGGCTTATCAGGTACATCCGGTGCACCAGAAAGTAATTGAGCATATGACCCAGGTTCGCGAAGCGTCTGTAAGCATCGATTTTGAAAGCTAA
- a CDS encoding HepT-like ribonuclease domain-containing protein, with protein sequence MYYVNREQIAVRLNAIPDISEALTSIAAEWNGSMLQGLAQERALHLAVETVTDVGSYLIDGFMMRDASSYEDIVDVTGAEGVFSAELLPTFKQLVQLRRPLVQQYYEWQRGELHPLTSQLAPQLLRFKQEVELYLERELVDFEGKV encoded by the coding sequence ATGTATTACGTGAATCGCGAACAAATTGCGGTGAGGCTTAATGCAATTCCTGATATTTCTGAGGCACTGACCTCCATTGCAGCCGAGTGGAATGGCAGCATGCTGCAAGGACTGGCACAGGAGCGGGCGCTGCATCTTGCAGTTGAAACCGTTACCGATGTCGGCAGCTATCTTATTGACGGATTTATGATGCGCGATGCGAGCAGTTATGAGGATATTGTGGATGTGACTGGAGCGGAAGGCGTATTTTCCGCAGAGCTGCTGCCGACGTTCAAGCAATTGGTACAGCTGCGCAGGCCGCTCGTTCAGCAATATTATGAATGGCAGCGCGGCGAGCTGCATCCGCTAACCAGTCAGCTTGCACCGCAATTGCTGCGCTTCAAACAGGAAGTGGAGCTTTATCTGGAGCGCGAGCTGGTTGATTTTGAGGGAAAAGTTTAA
- a CDS encoding metalloregulator ArsR/SmtB family transcription factor, with translation MKQQNQRSAGPAPDKRTSPGSTRQRILHLLKMNGSMNAAQLASELALTEMAVRRHMYALEEEQAIQIVMVKQAMGRPLHRYELTSHADDRFPKNYHTLALDLLGELADEAATAGLITRMFEGRKQKLLERYAPRMAGKALEQKVLELAAIQNAGGYMVEVEPAGEGHFVLNEYNCPIAQVANQYQQACSCELTLFQSLLHAEVERTECLAKGGTKCTYKISAV, from the coding sequence ATGAAGCAGCAAAATCAACGAAGCGCCGGTCCTGCGCCGGATAAGAGAACGTCTCCAGGCTCTACGCGTCAGCGCATTTTGCATTTGCTCAAGATGAATGGCTCTATGAATGCCGCGCAGCTTGCAAGCGAGCTTGCGCTGACTGAAATGGCCGTCAGGCGGCATATGTACGCACTTGAAGAGGAACAAGCTATACAAATTGTGATGGTCAAGCAGGCAATGGGAAGACCGCTGCATCGATACGAGCTTACCTCGCACGCGGATGACCGTTTTCCAAAAAACTACCATACGCTGGCGCTTGATTTACTCGGAGAGCTGGCAGACGAGGCAGCTACAGCAGGCCTTATTACCCGCATGTTTGAAGGCCGCAAGCAGAAGCTGCTGGAGCGTTATGCTCCGCGCATGGCGGGCAAAGCACTGGAGCAGAAGGTGCTGGAGCTTGCAGCTATTCAAAATGCCGGAGGTTATATGGTTGAGGTCGAGCCGGCAGGCGAGGGGCATTTTGTATTAAATGAGTATAACTGCCCAATCGCGCAGGTAGCGAATCAATACCAGCAGGCTTGCAGCTGTGAGCTGACGTTATTTCAGTCGCTGCTTCATGCAGAGGTAGAGCGGACCGAATGCCTCGCTAAAGGCGGAACCAAGTGCACGTACAAAATAAGTGCCGTATAG
- a CDS encoding DUF948 domain-containing protein, producing MSRQAHAAYNGITKWADALLWFTTGGERAMNLIAGCAIAATLAFIGLVVGVLLGLRKGLIQLESLRTSADELRGQLQLTAAETVALMEPAKQSLLLVHQQLQNVQSLFSAAGQIGETIEQTTETVSRVSSLLSESAAEHIAKADTRNKAKEAMEWAELGMLAWQLWQTKRKHNS from the coding sequence GTGTCAAGACAAGCCCATGCTGCTTATAATGGCATTACGAAATGGGCAGATGCCCTGCTCTGGTTTACAACGGGAGGTGAACGGGCGATGAACCTTATAGCGGGATGCGCGATTGCAGCTACATTAGCCTTTATTGGGTTAGTGGTGGGCGTATTGCTTGGCTTGCGCAAAGGGCTGATTCAGCTCGAAAGCTTGCGCACAAGCGCCGACGAGCTGAGGGGACAGCTGCAGCTTACAGCGGCTGAGACAGTCGCTTTAATGGAGCCGGCGAAGCAATCCCTCCTGCTGGTGCACCAGCAGCTGCAAAATGTCCAATCCTTGTTCTCAGCGGCAGGGCAAATTGGCGAGACGATCGAGCAAACGACAGAAACCGTTAGCCGAGTCTCCTCGCTGTTGTCCGAATCCGCTGCCGAGCATATAGCGAAGGCTGACACGAGAAATAAGGCAAAAGAAGCGATGGAATGGGCAGAGCTAGGTATGCTGGCGTGGCAGCTTTGGCAAACTAAGCGCAAGCATAATAGCTGA
- a CDS encoding YtxH domain-containing protein, whose product MAKQKQTKGFLLGALAGTVAGTVTALLLAPKAGKELREDIAGGVQDLSEKTVRAVEQCGEKTTRAARQLGDKAVHIADCAKDGAEALISSARTWRKGGPQLTTEAAGELGQLEDSVEAANLSEELASEGTAETVAAEAAEAIEK is encoded by the coding sequence ATGGCAAAGCAGAAGCAAACGAAAGGATTTTTGTTGGGGGCATTGGCAGGTACGGTTGCAGGAACCGTTACAGCGCTGCTTCTTGCTCCAAAAGCAGGCAAGGAGTTGCGTGAGGATATAGCAGGCGGCGTTCAAGATTTGAGCGAAAAAACGGTTAGAGCAGTTGAGCAGTGCGGCGAGAAAACGACTAGGGCGGCAAGACAGCTGGGCGATAAAGCGGTACACATCGCGGATTGTGCCAAGGATGGAGCAGAGGCTCTCATTAGCAGCGCGCGTACATGGAGAAAAGGCGGGCCTCAATTAACGACGGAGGCTGCTGGAGAATTGGGGCAACTAGAAGACTCAGTGGAAGCAGCAAACCTCTCGGAGGAGCTGGCATCTGAGGGAACAGCTGAAACGGTAGCAGCGGAAGCTGCGGAAGCGATTGAAAAATAG